Proteins encoded by one window of Capra hircus breed San Clemente chromosome 8, ASM170441v1, whole genome shotgun sequence:
- the LOC108636591 gene encoding uncharacterized protein LOC108636591: MSVFSVPMGQSTSTPLSLMTDRFSDSKSRAQNLSLLVKKSKLVTFCSTEWPTFDVGWPQEGAFNPQIIQAVKERVLTPSPAGHPNQTPYILVWQDLVRNLLEWLKPFVLSPSKPPKPPRPSSPTPTSLNPQVLVMKASEEKEEKQDEKRPKPMFQESSSLYPNLIDLETELFPPPYVDPHPPLLPQVPQVSSGEARRRVEPSAPPREGGPAQGTWGRAREMASAAEEEGPEIPSSTVHAFLVQVGPAREGRERTYQYWPFSTSDLYNWKTQTPSFSEKPQGLIDLLESILFTHNPTWDDCQQLLQVLFTTEEHERILLEARKNMPGVDGRLTIQPNLIEEGFPLVRPNWDFECAEGRERLRVYRQTVMASLRAAARKPTNLAKVNSVRQEPNESPAAFLERIMEASRQYTPMDPQADESRAAVMLAFVNQAAPDIRRKLQKIERLGEQSLQDLVRAAERVFNHRETPEEREDRIRREEREFRAEENHKNQKELAQIFFAGVENKNRFQKGKKLDSKTEEKPARRKLEKNQCAFCKEIGHWKDKCPKKNLKEGPQNPKNETPSPDSHILYAGEDSTRGVRARRPSPSTLNPATLLPNPEGDSPLHDCDEILARVTAIWKDLTDTPLDNRPIPPYSDWEKDHNFAQAVGLNASYDLANGTDPPQC, translated from the exons ATGTCCGTGTTCTCTGTACCCATGGGGCAATCTACTTCTACTCCGCTGTCTCTGATGACTGACCGTTTTTCTGATTCTAAGTCcagagctcagaatctttcgttactggtgaagaagagcaaattggtgactttctgttccaccgagtggcccacctttgacgtcggatggccacaagagggagccttcaatccccaaattatccaggcagttaaagagagggtgcttaccCCTAGTCCTGCTGGGCACCCGAatcagactccctacattctggtctggcaggatctagtgagaaaCCTGCTggaatggcttaaaccctttgttctctctccttctaaacctcctaaacctccccgtcCCTCTTCCCCGACTCCAACCTCGCTAAACCCACAGGTGCTAGTCATGAaagcttctgaagaaaaagaagaaaaacaggacgAAAAACGACCTAAGCCGATGTTCCAGGAAtcttcttctctgtatcctaatctgattgACCTGGAAACCGAGTTGTTCCCACCCCCGTATGTggatccacatccgcccttgcttccacaggttccacaagtTTCATCGGGGGAAGCCCGGAGGAGGGTGGAGCCCTCGGCTCCTCCTAGGGAAGGAGGCCCCGCCCAGGGAACTTGGGGAAGAGCAAGGGAAATGGCCAGTGCAGCGGAAGAAGAAGGCCCAGAaattccctcctccactgttcacgCGTTTCTGGTCCAGgtggggccagccagagagggcagggaacggacatatcagtattggcccttttccactagtgatttgtacaattggaaaactcagactccctctttctctgaaaagccgcagggtcttattgatcttttagaatcTATCCTCTTTACTCACAaccccacttgggatgattgtcagcaactgttacaggtgcttttcactacagaGGAGCACGAGCGAATCCTGTTAGAAGCTCGGAAGAACATGCCAGGGGTAGATGGGAGGCtcacaatacagcctaacctcattgaggaggggttccccttggtgcgacccaactgggacttcgaatgcgctgaaggtagggagcgtctccgAGTGTACCGCCAGACCGTTATGGCCAGCCTTAGAGCGGCCgccagaaagccaactaatttggccaaggtaaattcagtgaggcaagagccaaatgagagcccagcagccttccttgaaaggataatggaagcttcTAGACAGTATACTCCTATGGatccacaggcagatgagtctcgAGCAGCAGTTATGCTAGCATTTGTGAATCAGGCAGCCCCCGATATTAGgagaaagttacaaaagatagagaggctgGGTGAACAGTccctgcaagatctagtgagggcagcagagagagttttcaatcatagagagaccccagaggagagagaggaccgcattagaagggaagaaagagaatttagagctgaagaaaaccataaGAACCAAAAAGAGCTGGctcagatattttttgctggagttgaaaacaaaaataggttccaaaaagggaaaaagctaGACTCAAAGACTGAGGAAAAACCTGCAAGGCGTAAGCTTGAaaaaaaccaatgtgcgttttgtaaggagattggacattggaaagataaatgccccaagaaaaaccTAAAAGAGGGGCCCCAAAATCCcaagaacgagactccctctccagacagtcatatcctctacgcaGGTGAGGATAGtactaggggggtcagggctcgacgcccctccccgag CACTCTAAACCCAgctactcttttgcccaatccggagGGGGATAGCCCCCTCCACGATTGCGATGAGATACTGGCCAGAGTAACGGCAATATGGAAG